One window of Vicinamibacteria bacterium genomic DNA carries:
- the rfbC gene encoding dTDP-4-dehydrorhamnose 3,5-epimerase → MSVRVLETPIRGLYVVEPVRRGDGRGYLVETYKLGPYSDAGVVGSFVQDNLSHSTKGVLRGLHFQKGQAKLVTVVRGEIFDVAVDIRPGSSSFGRYFGTILSGENHRQLFMPVGFAHGFCVVSEFADVWYKMTDIYRPEEEGGIRWDDPDIGVDWPISNPLVSERDRKHPHLKEISALDLAVEP, encoded by the coding sequence GTGTCGGTGAGAGTTCTCGAGACCCCGATTCGTGGCCTCTACGTGGTGGAGCCGGTTCGTCGCGGCGATGGGCGAGGATATCTCGTCGAGACCTACAAGTTGGGGCCGTACAGCGACGCGGGCGTCGTCGGATCGTTCGTTCAAGACAACCTTTCGCATTCGACGAAGGGCGTGCTTCGCGGTCTCCATTTCCAGAAGGGACAGGCCAAGCTCGTAACGGTGGTGCGAGGCGAGATCTTCGATGTCGCGGTCGACATCCGTCCTGGCTCGTCCAGCTTCGGACGATACTTCGGAACGATCCTCAGCGGCGAGAACCACCGCCAGCTGTTCATGCCCGTGGGATTCGCCCATGGTTTTTGCGTGGTCTCTGAATTCGCCGACGTCTGGTACAAGATGACCGACATCTACCGCCCCGAGGAGGAAGGGGGAATTCGGTGGGACGATCCGGACATCGGCGTCGATTGGCCCATCTCCAACCCCCTGGTGTCCGAGCGGGATCGTAAGCATCCTCATCTGAAAGAGATCTCGGCTCTCGACCTTGCGGTCGAGCCGTGA